The DNA window TTGCGTGGGGTATGCAACCTCTAATGTTGCCCAGTGAATCAAGATGAAATAATTTGGTCATGGTAATTTAGCATAAGGTATATTTTGTGATCAACAAAATTAATTTCTTGTTTCCCTCCTCAGCTCACAGACCTCGCTCACCACGGCAGAATAGTATGGGTGGATCTTCCCCTGGCTCCTCTTCTATACCATCACCCCAGACAGGGGCAGCTCCTGTTGAAACAGTTGCTACATCAACATCGGCTTCCTCTCCTACTGCTGCTGCCCCTGCCTCCAACATGGTCACCTCTCCATCCGCTGATGGTAAGCTTAAAAGTAATCAGCTTTCACCAAGAATAAAACCATGGGTTAGTTGATTTTGTGACGTATTCATATAAATTTCACTGCAATGTAcagttattttgaaatgttattattaCCTTTAGGCAACGCCCATAGTCCATAATGTATATTAgaacacttttttatttaataaaaataaaaaatctccAAAGAAATTTCTTAAAGTGTTTACACCCCTAATTCAGTACTGAACTCGATCTGTGACTATCAGCACTAAACACAAGCACTGTTCACAAATCCCTGCTCTGCTTTTATGCTTTGGAGTAAACTAATAATTTTTCTTTGTAGCAAAAGAGTGTTGGGTTCAGGAGACAAGACAAACATCCCCCACGGCaaacaaggaaaacattaaGCCCTCAGACAGCTCATCCAGTATCACCAGACCAGTCTGTAAAGGTATAGCTGTATTTGCTTTATAGTGTTGTGGCTGCTGTATCACTAAGattttaaagaataaaccatttgttaatatgttttattatttagcttTGTAATCTATTTTAGGGTATTTACTCTGGCTAAATAGATATTTCCATTACTGAAACCCTCACGTCTGTCTCTTTCTACTGCTCTTATAGGACCCCCTTCTATGGCACCAGATCATAGAAAACAATTAgataatttaaagaaatttaGTGTGGATTTTAGGGTAAGTatctcattcatttattaatatgGTATAGAAATGCCAAAACTTCATGTTTATGCGGCTGCAcctgagtttgtgtgtgctgtgaacTGTTCTTTTCATCTTCCCTGTTCCAGTTGCAGTCTAGTTCAAACCCAGACCCCACCTTTGACCAGATGACGACCAAGCCTTCCAGAGATTCAGTAGACAAGCCTAAAGACCTTCCCCTGGACAAAACAGCGGGGCGGGAGGGAACTGAAGAGGGTGTTGTAGTGATTGCTGCCGGTACCCCTGGTGGTGCCTCTGCCACATCCAACACAGCCACAAACACCAGTAAGCCTGGCAGCCCTGCTGCACTGTCCCCATCTCCTTCAGCCCCAGATCAGAAGAGGGAAAGCCTGGATGTGACGTCACAGGGAGTTCAGACCACAGCCACTTCCACATTCGGTGGACCTAAgcaagaagagaaggaggagaaaaaggaggcaGTACAAGAGTGAGTGGATGGTTAAACAGGGAGATTGTATGTGTAATCAGAGCCTAGCGTATTTTATGAGAGATACTGTTTTGACAATGGACATGATTTTATTCCGCCTCAAATGTTATTGCGAGAAACACTAGAgcattaaatgtgtattaatgtggCATTAAAAATAGTTTCCGGCAGATACACTACTTACTAATTATTCAGCGATGTTTGCTAAAAATCTCTTCTAGCAACTGTGTTAGGAGGTTACAGAGCTTTTCTGTTGCTAATAAGAACAGTATATTGGTAATACtaattttaaatttagactAGTTTCTCAAATGTTAAACTCTTTTTTGCAGTCAAGTGAGAAAATCCACCCTGAACCCAAATGCCAACGAGTTCAAACCCAGGTTCAGTACACAGGTCAGTGTTCCCTGTCACCTtaatttaaacaatataaactaaactagctttctgtctctgacattgtgtctctctctgtttttaaatgctACTTTATCAGCCCAAACCAGCCAACACTCCAACGCCCCCCCGGCCTCAGGGCCAGCCTAGCCCCTCCATCGTGGTCCCACAGCCCCCAACTGTCTATTTCCCCCAGATGTATCCCCTCACCCCCGTCAGCCCTGGAGtgcaggtgagacacacacCCCCATGCTGAAATGTGCAGGTTGGacacaacatgttgttgtttctatttAGAGTAGTTCACccattaaatgcattaaatcaGTGTGAAATTATTATCCCTAAATAACCACATTTGCCCTGATATCTCccaatatatttgtttttaattgttttcccTTTCTGTCATTGATTTAGCTGTAATTCAATCATTATTtcctgattttatttgtttaggaACACACGTTTTTTTTATAATTCCTTTAACACATCTTGACAAATGGACCATGTCCATACACAACATGTGTTTGCCATCGCTTTTCTTCTCCCTTccctgttttttattattatttttgctgaattgtgtgaaaaatgtttagGTAAATATTTAGGATAACAagctttgaaatgtttaaagaaCGGAGGaagaatatgaaatatgtataCAATATGTCAAAATATTTGTAATCGTACAAAATACTTATTACtagaaaaacacatgaatcGATATATTTTCCTGTGTTGCTTTAAGAAAAACTTGGTGATCCAACATCAGACAcatgtaaatggtaaataacTTGGTGAACAACTAAAGAGTggttcttttttccttttctccccctcctcctctctctctctcgctccatTAGAAAAGCATAATATGGAAggtttgtggatttttttaagatttctattatttttaaatctatttatttttttaagccCAATCAGCACTCAGATGTTTGGCTTGCTTGTTGGATTAATGCCATCAGATGTTGGTTTGCCAACTTCTTATTGcaattcattttaaactgtcatCACAGATGGACTTAACTTCATCTTATTTCTATTGGCTTCATCTGTTTACCAATGGCTGTGAGCTGATAGGAGTTTAAGCCTCTGTTGTTTCTGCAGTACTGTTTGTAATAGAAGTGCATGGTGTATACTGTTAAACAGTTAAAGAACAGAGTATGATGAGCAATGTTTGGGTTGTAGTCGTAGgtgttaaacacatttttttgccCAATGATAGACGAGCATAGAAAATGCATGTGGCCCCAGGTAAGAGATTTCCACAGTCTCACATGCacgtttgtttttaaaatacagtttgtatGTGTTGGATGAGGGGTTAGCTATTAAAGCGACAGTTTAAAGCTGGTTAGTTTGTATCCAGCCCCACAGATTTATAGTAAGAGTATTCTCACTCAAACAAGcataaagtcacatttttagCCAAGGGATGGTTTTCATTCTTGTAGAAATGATGCAGAGGTGCCCGGAGACAATTAGGTATAAACTTGTTTTCTTCATCTACCACTATcatccccctcctccctccagtCTCCAGCTATGTACCAGGTTCAGATGCCACATATGACGGTCAGCCAGTCTAAACCCTACAGACCAGGTAAAGGTGAGAATAACCACAGCTTTCTCTCATTTCCCTCCCACCATTGTCGCTCTCACGCTCCCTtttgctctcactctctgtgtctctgaagcGGAATAACATTCACGTACAACATAATATGTATAAAGTTACATTTTCACAATTAGGGGCTGTGCAATTAAAACATCTTCAAATGGTACAAGTTTCTGGTCTTTACGTTACTTAATATTAAGAACGAGTTGCATTATAGGTTTTTTTGTTGCCATGCTGTTGGTAGGCTAGTGCATTTCTGCAAGttcattttgtgtgtcttttagAATTACTCATCTTATAAAGTTTGGGAAACACTTTGCCTCTTATCAAACAAGCAGTATTTTCTCATCAGTCCTCTGTGGAAAAAACTCTCTTTCATGTAAATTGTTAACATGAATCTCCAGTACCCAACATGCCCCAGCAGAGGTCAGACCAGCATCACCCGCCAGGCACGCCCACCATGATGCATTCGGCGACAGCAGCAGGGCCACCCATTGTAGCACCAAACCCGGCCTACTCTGCACAGTACTTCACCTGCAGCCCGCAGCAGTTCAGTCAGCCGCTGGTCCAGCAGATGCCACACTACCAATCGCAGGTGAGATTTGTTCTGCCACTTCCAGTATTaggactgcagcagctgatccAGCAATGTTTAGCCCTAATAGGAGCCATATGTAGCCATTAAAGTTACTGTGGTCCTATCAGTTAGCACTGGCAGTCTTTCTCTTTTCCAGCTGTTCATTAGTCCGCCATTTGTCTGACAGATGCCTACAGTCCAGCCACTTGACAGGGTGCCAGCAGGATGCcaatgtttcatttcttttgattTGTGGAACTGACTGCAGGCTCCTGGCTCTCACACCTGAAGTGTTGTTACCTTTTTGTAAGCAGAAggcaaaaacaacagcaggcaCACAGTTCGGATTTGTGGGTTTATGTCATCTAAGGGTAAAATAAGGATATGGGACGGTCATTTCATTTTACTCTTAAGTCAagtacaaatgtatttaaatagcCCCATATGTGGCAAATTTGTGTTTGAGCTCCAGCTTTCAGTTTTTGAAGTATTGATGAGACAGAACTTTGCACACACAGGCTCTTATGCTgatgttgtctgtctgtgtgtcctccAGGCACAGCATGTGTTCAGCCCCGTAATGCAGGGCAGTGCCAGGATGATGGCGCCTCCCACACATGGCCAACCCAGCCTCGTCTCTTCTTCAACTACACAGTACCcagagcagacacacaccatGTATGGTACGGCAGCCCACCCCCTGTGTACTATGATATGAGTATGTGATGCCAACAATGGTATGTGTACTGGTTTCACACATTTCATACCTACTAGTGCTGATTCTTATCTCACAGTGTCTCCGGGGCCAATGCCTCAGCAGTACCCCCACCACAGTGCAACCTTGCACCCTCACCCACAGCACCCCCAGCCGTCTGCCACGCCTACAGGACAAGCCCAGCAGGGTGGTCCCCCACAACATGGGGGTCCCCCTAGCCACCCGGCTGCCAGCCCAGTCCAGCACCCACAGCAccaacaggcagcagcaggtgtgtAGATGAAGTCTGTTAATCCTGTTTCACCTGGAGCTGAATGTTTTCTAATTGAGCATTAGAGTAATATACTCtttctatttgtgtgttgtagcagcagcagcggcggccCAGGCCCTCCATCTGGCCAACCAGcctccacagcagcagatgtACTCGGCTTTGGCCCCCACGCCCCCTTCCATGACCCCGGGTCCCAACCCTCAGTCTCCCCAGGCGTCGTTCCCTTCTGCCCAGCAGACTGTGTATATACACCCACAACAGGTGCAGCATGGCTACAACCCCAACCACATGGCACACGTGCAGCAGGTAGGTCACAACAACACCCACGGTGCCTCCAGCCAAGTAGCCCGATTGGCAgtgcttcctgtttttaaaagtgGAAATGATGAAATCTGGGATCAGGTCCAGCAGGTGTTTAAGCTATGAATCAGTTGTATTTTGGTGTCAGTGCTGTAGGTGCAGGGGATATTTTTGAAAGTCAAGTTCAGGAGGTGTACCTCACACTTTAGTTTGTGCATTAGTGTGTTTTTAGAAGTGGAACCTGGTATAAATATATGTTGACAAACGGCCACACGTGTCATTAACGGGAGACGTGACGTTCCAGCGAGGTTGTCAACACTATAGCCAGAGCCACCGCACAAATATACTGTTCAGACTGAAGCTGTTCCAGTAATTAACTTCCTTTCTatgttgtaatgtttttgttggtGGACACAGATACCGTGCTGATTTGTGAGCTGTTGTTAGAGTTTTTATTGGCCTTATTTTGGATAGTAGAGAGCCCAAGTGGCCGTTTACcctttattatttgttattctAAGCTAATTGCCTCCTGACTCCAGCTCCATACTTAATGGACCACTCgctctaaaaagaaaaatacaaaacaaaaaaagcatttttaaaaatgttgttcagTGACTTCAGCAAATGTcctaaaacatttcacacagtaTGTCTATGTCCCAACCTGATGTATACATTTCTTAGAAGGCTGGTTACatctttccttcttttattttgatatttaaaatcatattttggCTCTGTTGTGTTTGCCAAAGTGATGCTTTACCTGGAGCTTTTTTCTTAGAGCTTTCCTGTGGTCACAACCTCAGAGGATCCATTGATGCTGCTTCTGAAAGTAACCCACACACAGCAGTTGTGGCACTTGTCTGTCTGATTCATCTTTCTAATGAACTGTTCTGTTTATCTCTCGCTCTCATTCTCACTTTCTGTCACACTTTTGGTCTCACTGACACACTTTGTCTCACACCTAGGCCCATATGCAGTCTGGCATAGTGCCGTCACACCACCCAGCACCCACCCATCCACCGATGATGCTGATGGCTACCCAGGGTCCTCCAGGCGGTCCTCAGCCACCCATGCCCCAGGCTTCCCTCAACCCCATCCCTGTTTCCTCCACCACACATTTCTCCTACCTGGCACATCCACAAGGTGTGTATGTCTAGCACACGTTGTTACTTCGATTGCTACACTAACCATCCATCCTGTAACCTGGAACGTGAATAAGTGTTGTTTATACTGATGTGCAAAAATGTATCCGTTTGTCATGTGTCCAGATGGCCTCTGGCTTTGCTAATGTTAACATCTACCAGAGGAATAGCCTGAAAAAAACCCCACACTGCACATTAATTTGTGTTGGCAGTATTTCTTGACAAGATGTTATCAACAGGTGGAGCCGGTGAATCAGTCCTGTTTTATTCTAGTCTGCCCGTACTCTTGCTTATATCTGGGTTGATAACATTAGTGAGCCAGCTGTATTGTAATATGACGCTGATGGAAACCGTGGGAGCAGATGAATTAGTGACTTTCAGTTTCGGTCCTGTTTGTGCAGAATATGATTAAACCAGATGTTCGTGCTCTTCTTAGCTGAAGCATCTGGTACCGACATTCTGTAGCCGTCTATGATAACCTGTAGTTTCTCAAAAGATATATAATGATGG is part of the Anabas testudineus chromosome 9, fAnaTes1.2, whole genome shotgun sequence genome and encodes:
- the atxn2 gene encoding ataxin-2 isoform X4 — translated: MSMKAGGNRSKPGGSNTAGAPASGAGGSGGGRQNMGRGRHSGKGPAAVIFSGVYANVRMVHVLTSVVGTKCELKVKNGAVYEGVFKTYGPECDLVLDAAHRKSPEPSIGPRKEDIVESIIFKASDVVVVTFKDVDLNFARKVSSDTDNFTDAAVSGRINGEHKEKDLEPWDGGETHNSDSLESLDTDVSNGWDPNDMFKYNEEKYGVLSTYDSSLSTYTVPLERDNSEEFLKREARAAQLAEEIEASSTYKARVALENDDRSEEEKYTAVVRGERESHTINRENKYIPPGQRNREAMSWGPGRQNTPRLPQSSAGPPAPRPGPQDYSPSSGADQRVVNGGTSHWPSPCPSPSSRPPSRYQSGPSSLPPRATTPTRPPSRPPSRPSRPPSHSSHPSYPSSSSSFSHHGLTSPSSTLPKRMSSEGPPRMSPKSQRTPRAHRVPPCRTTGVPPGVDLISHSSPGEVPATPPTRSSSSGGTWSSVVSGAHRPRSPRQNSMGGSSPGSSSIPSPQTGAAPVETVATSTSASSPTAAAPASNMVTSPSADAKECWVQETRQTSPTANKENIKPSDSSSSITRPVCKGPPSMAPDHRKQLDNLKKFSVDFRLQSSSNPDPTFDQMTTKPSRDSVDKPKDLPLDKTAGREGTEEGVVVIAAGTPGGASATSNTATNTSKPGSPAALSPSPSAPDQKRESLDVTSQGVQTTATSTFGGPKQEEKEEKKEAVQDQVRKSTLNPNANEFKPRFSTQPKPANTPTPPRPQGQPSPSIVVPQPPTVYFPQMYPLTPVSPGVQSPAMYQVQMPHMTVSQSKPYRPGKVPNMPQQRSDQHHPPGTPTMMHSATAAGPPIVAPNPAYSAQYFTCSPQQFSQPLVQQMPHYQSQAQHVFSPVMQGSARMMAPPTHGQPSLVSSSTTQYPEQTHTMYVSPGPMPQQYPHHSATLHPHPQHPQPSATPTGQAQQGGPPQHGGPPSHPAASPVQHPQHQQAAAAAAAAAQALHLANQPPQQQMYSALAPTPPSMTPGPNPQSPQASFPSAQQTVYIHPQQVQHGYNPNHMAHVQQSFPVVTTSEDPLMLLLKAHMQSGIVPSHHPAPTHPPMMLMATQGPPGGPQPPMPQASLNPIPVSSTTHFSYLAHPQVQPHHQQQL
- the atxn2 gene encoding ataxin-2 isoform X9 — protein: MSMKAGGNRSKPGGSNTAGAPASGAGGSGGGRQNMGRGRHSGKGPAAVIFSGVYANVRMVHVLTSVVGTKCELKVKNGAVYEGVFKTYGPECDLVLDAAHRKSPEPSIGPRKEDIVESIIFKASDVVVVTFKDVDLNFARKDNFTDAAVSGRINGEHKEKDLEPWDGGETHNSDSLESLDTDVSNGWDPNDMFKYNEEKYGVLSTYDSSLSTYTVPLERDNSEEFLKREARAAQLAEEIEASSTYKARVALENDDRSEEEKYTAVVRGERESHTINRENKYIPPGQRNREAMSWGPGRQNTPRLPQSSAGPPAPRPGPQDYSPSSGADQRVVNGGTSHWPSPCPSPSSRPPSRYQSGPSSLPPRATTPTRPPSRPPSRPSRPPSHSSHPSYPSSSSSFSHHGLTSPSSTLPKRMSSEGPPRMSPKSQRTPRAHRVPPCRTTGVPPGVDLISHSSPGEVPATPPTRSSSSGGTWSSVVSGAHRPRSPRQNSMGGSSPGSSSIPSPQTGAAPVETVATSTSASSPTAAAPASNMVTSPSADAKECWVQETRQTSPTANKENIKPSDSSSSITRPVCKGPPSMAPDHRKQLDNLKKFSVDFRLQSSSNPDPTFDQMTTKPSRDSVDKPKDLPLDKTAGREGTEEGVVVIAAGTPGGASATSNTATNTSKPGSPAALSPSPSAPDQKRESLDVTSQGVQTTATSTFGGPKQEEKEEKKEAVQDQVRKSTLNPNANEFKPRFSTQPKPANTPTPPRPQGQPSPSIVVPQPPTVYFPQMYPLTPVSPGVQSPAMYQVQMPHMTVSQSKPYRPGKVPNMPQQRSDQHHPPGTPTMMHSATAAGPPIVAPNPAYSAQYFTCSPQQFSQPLVQQMPHYQSQAQHVFSPVMQGSARMMAPPTHGQPSLVSSSTTQYPEQTHTMYVSPGPMPQQYPHHSATLHPHPQHPQPSATPTGQAQQGGPPQHGGPPSHPAASPVQHPQHQQAAAAAAAAAQALHLANQPPQQQMYSALAPTPPSMTPGPNPQSPQASFPSAQQTVYIHPQQVQHGYNPNHMAHVQQAHMQSGIVPSHHPAPTHPPMMLMATQGPPGGPQPPMPQASLNPIPVSSTTHFSYLAHPQVQPHHQQQL
- the atxn2 gene encoding ataxin-2 isoform X2, with the translated sequence MSMKAGGNRSKPGGSNTAGAPASGAGGSGGGRQNMGRGRHSGKGPAAVIFSGVYANVRMVHVLTSVVGTKCELKVKNGAVYEGVFKTYGPECDLVLDAAHRKSPEPSIGPRKEDIVESIIFKASDVVVVTFKDVDLNFARKVSSDTDNFTDAAVSGRINGEHKEKDLEPWDGGETHNSDSLESLDTDVSNGWDPNDMFKYNEEKYGVLSTYDSSLSTYTVPLERDNSEEFLKREARAAQLAEEIEASSTYKARVALENDDRSEEEKYTAVVRGERESHTINRENKYIPPGQRNREAMSWGPGRQNTPRLPQSSAGPPAPRPGPQDYSPSSGADQRVVNGGTSHWPSPCPSPSSRPPSRYQSGPSSLPPRATTPTRPPSRPPSRPSRPPSHSSHPSYPSSSSSFSHHGLTSPSSTLPKRMSSEGPPRMSPKSQRTPRAHRVPPCRTTGVPPGVDLISHSSPGEVPATPPTRSSSSGGTWSSVVSGAHRPRSPRQNSMGGSSPGSSSIPSPQTGAAPVETVATSTSASSPTAAAPASNMVTSPSADAKECWVQETRQTSPTANKENIKPSDSSSSITRPVCKGPPSMAPDHRKQLDNLKKFSVDFRLQSSSNPDPTFDQMTTKPSRDSVDKPKDLPLDKTAGREGTEEGVVVIAAGTPGGASATSNTATNTSKPGSPAALSPSPSAPDQKRESLDVTSQGVQTTATSTFGGPKQEEKEEKKEAVQDQVRKSTLNPNANEFKPRFSTQPKPANTPTPPRPQGQPSPSIVVPQPPTVYFPQMYPLTPVSPGVQKSIIWKSPAMYQVQMPHMTVSQSKPYRPVPNMPQQRSDQHHPPGTPTMMHSATAAGPPIVAPNPAYSAQYFTCSPQQFSQPLVQQMPHYQSQAQHVFSPVMQGSARMMAPPTHGQPSLVSSSTTQYPEQTHTMYVSPGPMPQQYPHHSATLHPHPQHPQPSATPTGQAQQGGPPQHGGPPSHPAASPVQHPQHQQAAAAAAAAAQALHLANQPPQQQMYSALAPTPPSMTPGPNPQSPQASFPSAQQTVYIHPQQVQHGYNPNHMAHVQQSFPVVTTSEDPLMLLLKAHMQSGIVPSHHPAPTHPPMMLMATQGPPGGPQPPMPQASLNPIPVSSTTHFSYLAHPQVQPHHQQQL